The segment GCGTCTTCGCTATCCTGCGAGTACCGCGATATCGTCTGGTCGTACTGCCATCGCATCAACTGCCAGAACTGGACTTTCAACGCTTCCAAGGATGCGTCTCTGTCAGCAATCTTCGCGTTGTGCTTCCGAATGCGAACGTTGACGCGATCCATTGCATCATTGAATGCATCGAATGCAGGCATGGAATCATCTAGCGTTGTTCCTGTACGCGGGTTCTTGAGTTTGTCCTGAATCCTCCGGGCATTACCTTCAAGCAACTGAACGCAATCACTATAAAGCTTCTCTATCTCTGCTTTGGATTCCGCTGCAAATACGTGGGTGGTGTATTCCGAAGCACTGGGCAAGCTTTCGATTGCAGCGCGGTACGCTGTTTCGAGGCCGACAAGAGTTGATACGGCCTCCATATATTCTTGGTCAAAATACTCCGTGATGTTTTCAACTAGCACCGAAGTGATTGTGCGCTCCTGGCAGAACGGGCACAGGCTGCCTTGGCCGTCTATTTCCGCTGGCAGATATTCGAGTCCCTCCTTCACCCAGTCCGAGTTCTCAAGCTCCTTGATTAGATCTGCTACAACACTGTCATCGTTGCCGACGATTGCTTTGCTGAGCAGCGTATGTGACTCTACAGAGCGTTGAGAAAACGTGAGTTTTGGGAGCTCATCTAGAGGCAGAGCGGCTGTGTCCTGCAGGGTCTCGACATCCTTCTTCAGTTTAGGGATGTCTACACTGGGCTCGTCGTTGGGTTTCGCGAGTGACAAGACATGGGAGAAGAGTTTTCCCTTTTGGCCTTTGAGGCCGTCCAGACAGTACTCAAGCACTCGATCGCCGCCGCAATAATTGGTCTTGATCTTCCAGATCTCATCTACGGCGTTCTGCTTCTGTCTATCAAAGTCGTCTTGGGCTTTAGCCTTCTCTTCTTGCTTCTTGAGAATGGATTGCTCAAGACCGTCTAGTTGTGTCTGGGCCAAGGATATCTTTTCCTCTGCCGCTTTGTTCTCTTTGGAGAGACTGAATATTCCCTTTAGGCTATCTGCTTCGTAGAAATGTTCTCGAATGAACGACTGATTATATACGAGAATGGCGTTCGTCGATTCGGGATTTATTTTGCAGTCCCCGAATCTCGGGGCGTCCGGTTTGTAAAGGAAGTCAGAGACTATTGATTTGCCGGTTCCGTTCAGTCCATAGATCAGATTGACTTTCTTGTCAGTTGTGAGAGAGGTCAGCGCTTTATAACTTGCGACCTTCGACATTTGTATCTCTGCAATCACAAATGCTCCTCCATTGATTCAGAACACATAACGACTAAAATCACCTGTTTTTGTGGAGCGCAGCGGAATAAAAGTCAGGTGCATTTTATTGTTATACAATTCACGTTTAGGCACTCAACCTTCTCAAATATCTATGATTTCGTCATCCTCAAACCACCCTGCATTCTTCAAGTGGGTGGTTACCTTCTCCTTTTCGACTGTGTACGCCACGATGGCCAGGCTGTTTTTGGTCCGACTGCATGTGACATAGAATAGTCGTCGTGTCCTGTCGACAGCTGTTTCTTTCCCATCTGCGAGATTCCTCTGATCAGTTGATGTTGGTTCTTTCGCTCCGAATAGCTTGTCGTAGCTAAACATAAATCCGCGAGCTTCGTTATCGTCCAAAATCACCATCACACGCGGATACTCCAATCCTTTGATTCCCTGATGGGTCCCAAATGGAGATTCATCCGAGATATATTGGACATAGGATTTCAGTTGGCTAAATGGAGCGGTAAGAGCCTTGTCCCATGCATCAATGCTTGGATCGTGGGCAGATTCAGCGGGATCATCAGCATCACTCTCATCTTCTGCTGAATCCGGTCGAGATATGACAGGTGCAAATACGTCAGGTATGGCAAGCAGCCCGATAGCCGCAATTGCTTTCAGAACAGCTATCAGGGATGGATCGTTGTCGTCGTCCCACAGGGTAAAGAGCGATCTTACAGTATCGTCGGCTTTGTGGATCTCATCCATTGGCGATTTGCTGAGTTTCAGTGTGTCAGCGGATACAAGCGGGGATTTCTTGACAATTCGCGCAACAGCAAATCTATCCGCTGATTGCAGTGCCGTTACCAGAGGAAGCACCTTCTGCGCGAAAAACGGAATACCGCTTAATGTTCCATCAAGCAATCCGGTCTTGAACTTTGCAACTTGATAGAGCGGTTCGAAGAAGTCACTAAACCCACCTCGCCTCGCGGCCATGTGATGCTCAAGCGTGAGTGTCTTCACTTCTCTATTCTCTCCAAACCACTGATTGTCTGATGTGACTTCAGCCATCCTTCTGGCAATCTCTGATTCGACAGCGGTCTTGTTGGTCTCATCACCATCTTGCACAAGGAACAGTCGGACAAATCCCTCTGAAGCATCTTCTCTTGGCTCCTGTGCTTGCCCATCTGCTTCGGCTCTGATCGTGTTGATGAGCCTTACGATGCGCTTTGGGCATCTATGGTTGATAGTAATAGCAGGCTTTGCCCAGTCATCTGGAATTGCTTTCGCGATACCCGTTTTCCCGTCTGAATATATTCGCTGCATTTCATCCCCGAAGAGAGCCAAACAGAATTCCTTTGAATGCTCTTGCTGAACGGCAAGAAACGCATCGATCAAATCCTTCTGGGTGTCTTGAACTTCGTCAACAAGCAGGATCGGATACTTGCGAATCAGAATTCGCTGCATCAGCAGCTTATCTGCAAGAAACGCAGTCGAAATACAGATGACTTCTGTGTGATTCAGTGAGTTCTTGCCGATGTTGTCGCCATTCGGATTGTAAGCGAAGTACTTGATTGTATCGAGACGAGCCAACCGCGCCTTCTTCTTCTCGATCTGTACAACACGATCAGCAGAAGCCTTACCAGCTCTGCCCTTTCGCTGCTTTTCTTCGAGGTCGCTGATTTGGGTTGTCAGATTGTGATCGAGCCACTCGCGAATATCGTCATGATATGATCGAATCAGTTCCCAAGCAAAGCTGTGAATAGTGGATATTGAGAATATCGGATCGTAATAGGTTCGGTGCTTGATCTCATCACATGCAGCATTCGTATACGTGATGACGCCAACATTCCGACCGGAAAGACGGAAAGACTGGCCATGCTTCTCGCGAAACTTCTTCATTGCTTCAACAACGGCGCGCGTCTTCCCAGACCCGGCACCGGCAAACAGGAATAAACTCCTGGGATTATCCAGACTGAGACAGTTCGCCATGACATCGGCGAGCTCAGTGGTCTGCGCGGCAGGATCAGGCATTCTTGGCCTCCGTTGTTGCGGAGGCCAGGAAATCCTGTTTTCTTTCAGCCAGTTTGACTTCCAGCCATTCAAGCCCTTCAGCAATGTAGGCTGGAGGCTTCAACTCGCTTGGCTCGGTAAGATAGAGCAATTCCAAAGCCATCCCGGCTTTACTCCCTGCCCCTAAGCTGTTGAACATCTCATTTGCGGCTTCGGGCAAAGTGGGTTTATCAAGGGCTTCTGCAAGCTTCTTCAGTAGGCCTGTGGGGGCCGAATATCCCCGGAACAATTCCAGATTGGTCAGAGCCAACGAATCTTCAAACGTGTACGGAATGGTTTCTTCTTCAGTAGAGTCATACTTGTACTTGAGCATTATCGGACATTGATAAGCTACCCTGATCTGCTCATTGTCAGACTGCTTGTCATCGTTGGAACAATCCAGGATTTCATCCAGCGATTGCTTCTTGGGAAGCCATTTCTTAAGTGTGGCATTGCCAGTTCGATACTTCTTGCCCCGTTCGGGAAATATCTTTGCAGTGCCGGTCTCACCGATTGAATCCAAATCCGTGATCACAAGCGAAAGAAGGCCCAGTGTTGCAAGGAGTGGTTTCAAGCGGTGTGCGTGACTGCCGCCAATCTCAAGCAAGGAGATATAGCTTTGATCCAGCTTCTTGAATCCATTCTTTATGAAATGCGGAACCAGCATTCGTTCCGCCGATCCTTCGACAAGAATGGCCGCATCAGCAAAGAATAGATCACAATGCGTCGACTTGATGTAGCGTGTCGCAAATTTCGATGTCTCTGAAGTACTCCCGAACGTCTTGGAGAGATTCACAACAGTCGCGGAAGGTATCTCTCCTTTCTGCGCTGCGGGTTTGCGCCGAAAATAGCGCAAGCACGTAAAATCCAACTCGTGCGCTATATGCGATGAATGCGTGCTGACAATCATCTGAGTATTGAGCTGAGGCCCTGCGAGTTTTGCATGGTTGCGCAGCACCGCATAAGCCCTCTTGATAAATACCTGCTGAACCTGCGCGTGCAGGTGAGCTTCCGGCTCTTCAATGAGAACAATGTGAAGCGGCTCGATAATGGTCTCATCACCGCTCTGCTTTCTTGCCGCTTTGCCAACCCGCATCCATTCGTCCCTGAACCGAATCAGGCTGAATACCATGGAGATAAGGTTCTGATACCCCAACCCGTTATACTGTTCCGGTAGCGACAAGGCGGCGGTGTCGACACCTTCGGGCAGAACATCAAACTGAACGGCGGCCTTGTGGTCCAAGGTGTCAACAGCACGGAGTTCGCTGGTCAGAGAAATACGCGGGTCGCTGAAACCCGGATAGTTCAAGCCCTCAAGTTCGCCAATTGCAGGCTTGAAACTTGTTCTTAGCTTCTCGTCAAATATCGCCTTTGCCTCTTCGATGGCTTCCAGGGCTTCAATATCGCTGGCATCTGGAGAGTCTGAAGGATTCAAATGCTTGGTGAAATATTGCCGGAGCTGAGTGGACAAGCTCGCAAATGTGCCCCGTGACTCATCTTCAGTGGTGGGATCTGAGAATCCCCTTTGGGCCGTGATAACGTCAATCTTGAAGAGACCGTCAAATGGGTCCCGGTCCATCGGTTCACTGTCAGCAGGAAGCGGCTGGGGTCTAGCCACTCCTTTCTCTGGATCACAGCATTTCGCAGGGTCCAGGATGTACGCCTTTACCTCAAACTGTTCTCGAAGAGTCCTGTCCAGGAAATTGCGCATTGATCCCGGCCATAAGGATAATCTGCGCTTCCCTTTTGATGAATCGGATGGTTCGGTGTCTCGGGCCGCTTGATAGGCATCGCGAAAGTCTTTGTACAGCTTTTCAATGTTAATAGGGGCGAATACCAGCCGGACACCGAGTTTCTGCTTAGGTGTCCAGTCAAGTGTTGGGAGCAGATGAATAACATGGTGGATATCCGCATCAGCGGCATTAAGCCAGATATCGATGGATGGCAAATACGGCAGCCATTGTGCGAGGGTAAGGTCTGGCAAAGTGTCGTCGTCTGCACTTACCCAATGTGTGCCGATTTGATTGATCTGCGACCAATTCGACAGAGTGAAGTCCGTGGTTGCGATATTGTTGCGACGGTGCTTCTTGAGGAACAGACTCATCGAATCTATCGCGGAGGTCTTGCCGCTATTATTCGCGCCGACCAGAATCGTTTCCTGTGAAGCAATTTCTACCCTGCAGGATTTGAGTTTGCGGAAGTTCTGGATCTCAACAAAATCAATGTTCATGTGGTTACCTCGGTTTCCCCGTGTCGCATTGGGAAATAGCCTTATTTGTATAACGGTTGACATAACCGGCCCGCTGAAAGCGGGTCCGGTTCATGGAGTTGTTAGGCGGCATGATCGTTCATGCGTCTTCCGCCATCTGATCGGCCCATGGGAAGCGTCTCTGCTTCCTTTCTTCAAGGAACTCAGCTACCACTAGATCAACACCTTCCTCGAATAGAAATTGCCGGACCGGACGTTCACTTGCTGCCATCGCCTCTTCCTTGGATACGGAAACCACCTCCACACCAGGGCTGAACTCTTGTAGAACGGATACGACACGATCAACAATTTCTAGGTTCTGCTCGCCATGGATGACGTAAAGCACACCGCAACGCGACTGGTTCCGCCATTTTGCCAGATATTGATTAGCCGGCCAGCCCACAACATTAGTATTGAATCCATGCGTTGCGAGTCCTTTCGCGATATCTTGAGCTGCATCCCACGCCTCATCGACTGTATCCATCCCCGCCACCTCAATCATGAATTCTCCGTTTTCCGTAAATGTGACTTGTTCGGCTTCGACGGCAGCTATTCTGGAGTCACGAACTTCCTGATCTGATGCTTCTTCGGGTACAGAACCAACTCTAGAAATCAGCCTTTCCATCTGTTGCTCTACCGCATCTATGCGAGCGACTTCAGCATTTGACCGAATTGCGACGCTCGAGCGCAGGTTCGCGAGTTCCGCGGGCACATCTGATCCAACAAGTTCTATTTTATTCGTCATCGCGCGAACATATGTTCCTACATCAACTGTAGTTCCGAACTCGGTGGGCGGGTAAAGGACGTAGGGTCTAAACCAAAGTATCAGAAAGAAAGCAATAGCGACCACGCTGGGAAACGCGATCGCGAAAACAGTCAATGCGACTTGGACATTTCCAGTCGCTTGGGTGACTGCTATACCTGTGACAACCTCCGTCAGCGATAGGAAAAGAGAGATCACCCAAAGGGGTGTCATTTTATTGTCTTTGCGTGTTTCTGCCATTCCCCCTCCTTACCTAGTGCCGCCTAACGTTGCTAATCAGCCGCGCGGTTTTTTGCGTCGGCTGAATTAGTTTTGTTAGGCCCTTAGATTATTCCCCATTCCTGAGCATGGTAAAGATAGGAAAACTCACTTCCTCTTAAGGCTGCTCTTTTTTTATTAAATTCACTTACTAGATAATGTCCCACTTCAATTGCACCCACCAAGGTCAGACCTGGTATTGTCCATTCAAGTGGAAGATCAGCAATTTTCGTCGCTTGGTCTGCAACTAATCCAGCCGTTCCCCATAAGGTAGGGGATTTGACATTTACAATTGTTTTTAAACAACCTGTGGCTGTCTCAATACCAGATTCTTTCATTAATTCAGTCAGTTCACTTACACCTAATTCTATATTTTCTTTAAAACCAGCTAAAACTTGGTTTACTATGTTTTTGTTTTCCGAATCGGATAAATCTCTATGAAATTGATCAAGGCTTGAACGAAAATTTAACAATGCCATCCTATTTTTGTTGTTTTCTTTGAAATCTAATATATCCGCGATAGAAACATCTTCGCGAGGAATTGGAAGGCTGTTTTTGAATTTGACATCCAAACACGAGAATCCTTCATTTAAGCTTGGAGACTTGAATACCAATCCTTCATAAATGTTAAGATTTGTTCCAGGCATAGTGTGATTAATATCAATATCAGCTAAGTATTTTGCTAATAAGGCCATATATAAAAGACCTGTATTATTTTCGAAACGGTACCACTCCCCCTCACCTTCCCATTTTTTTGCTAAACCATTTCTCTGGAGCCAATCAAAAAGTCGATTAGATACCTTGTCATGATGTATTTTTGAATTATAAAAACGCTTTTTGTTTTTTGGAACCAATTTTTTAAATGATTCGGATTTCACAATTATTTTAATTTCTTCAAAAAATTCGTCATGTTTTTCAAAATGGTTTTCTAATTTAAGAAAATTATCTGGAGGAATTGGCCTGAAAACATTCTTATCAAAAAGATATTCTATGTCAGGAGAATAGGGTATTACTGGCTTCGTTTTGTCGGTTTCATAATCATATTTTAATGGTACAATAGATGCCAACTCATCCCAATACAACAATGCTTGCTTGAGCCATGACCCTTCAGGAAGTGCTATAGTGGGATAATAAAGAATCGTTCGATTAATCTTGGTCTTATCTTTTCCTATCATTTTATCCTCCCTTGAGGAGTTTTCTCAATTCAACTTGCCTAACACACTCTTAGGCTGCTTGAAGTTATATTTATCAAATCACTCATATACATCTATGAATCCGATTGTATGTCCTTAATGCGTCCCTTGGTTGCTTGGAAAGCAAATAGTATCACAATGATAGTGTTTTTTCACTACTTAAATTTGATTTAATGCGAAGTGTCAAATATAGTTTACGCCAGCATTGGCGGTAAGAATCCTTGCAGTTAGTGCAGGATAAGTCCATAGACAGTAGTATTTGTGAACCGAGACAGGGTATGGCAATTTGCCTTCTACTTTATATTGAGAGAGGGGGAAATGCCATCAGCCTCGTCGCGAGATTCCGCAGCACGCAACACTTCAACAAGAGCAAGGAGGGGGATTTATCAGTCTCATCGCGAGATTCCGCAGCGCACCATCTGTAAAGCTGAATATTGAAAGATGTTCGTGGCGCGCGAGGACTGCTTGAGCAGAAAGGCAAGATCCCATGCCCTGGCGAGGCTACCGTACCCGCACCCTGTACACAACCCTGCCCTCTTCCCCCGGAGCAAGACTGAACGGCGCCTGCCTTGAGAGCAACACCCGAAGCGTAGATGTCCCCGCATCGAACATCCCCTCATCGGCATCGAGCGGATCAGCAGTGAGATAGAAGCTGATGCCACTGCGTACCCATTCGATATCGTTGCCAGGGCCGAAGGCATCGGGTACAAGTTCAACGGCTGGGGAGACAGGATCGATGATAACTATCTCCAGGACATCATCGAGTCCCGGATTGGAGAATATGATCGTATAGGTCACGATATCGCCCGGACGCGCAGTAACCAAGTCGACTTCTTTAACGAGATTGAGTATACCGCTCGAACTGGACAGCACAGTCAGCTGATCGGTGACCGAGGCGGCCGTCGTGATAGCTGTACCCGAAAGTGTCTGGTACAGGGTTATTACTGCCATTCCCGTAGTCCCCGCTGGTACGGTCGCGGGAACGAAGATCCTGACGATTACGGTAACCATATCCTGTCCCGGAACAGCCGGATCGAGGTCGAGGTCTGCCGAAGTGAGCAGCACGTCTCCCACATCGAAGAGTCCGTCACCATTAACATCTCTGTACCACACATCGGCCCATCCGGCGGGCAGTGATATCCCGACCGAAGCCTGTCCGGCAGTACCTGCTGTTATCATGTGTGGAAGATCGATGAATCCCCCCGCGGGGCCGTTACGGACGAGCGAAGGAGCGATCACCGAGATCATAACGTCTGCAAAATCTATAAACACAGTATCCCCGGCCGCAAGAACACCAGCCGAGACAGTATCTGGACTGAGGCTGATCATCCCGGAAGGGGTCGTTGAAATCACGTCACGAAGCAGGCCTGCCGGGATCTCGAAAAGATATGACCCATCGGCGCCGGTTGCCATATTGTACGGAGTCGATGGATCGGTCACTGTCACATTCACTCCCGGCCATCCTGGTTCTCCAACATCGTAGACACCGTCATGGTCCGCATCATCAAAGACACGCCCCACGATAAAGGCCGAAGTGATAACTTCCAGCTCGACGCTGTCCTCGAGGTCACGTGAAAGAGCCCTTCCATCGAGGATCAGGTTTGTCCTTGCCGCGGCCGTAGCCGGTATCGAGACTCTTACCGTATAGGCGATGGAATTTCCCGGATCGATGACCGGAGTCTCAAAAGGCGACGCGTGGTCGACCAGACCGTCAAAGATCATCACGGAGCCCACCGGCCATCCAGCCGGATCGTTCCATGTCACTTCGAACGAGTCTGGCGCGCCGCCCCTGTTAAAAACTTCAAGGATCGCGGTGACCATAGTGGCCGGCGATCCGAAGATCATTGCCGTTCCTCCGCCACCTGACCCTGCGGGCGCGGTCACGAGCGCCCCGTCGCCATCGATGACCAGATCGACCTGCGGAGGCGGATCGATATGTACGTTCGCTATTATACTTTCGACATTGGTCGGATCGACTGTAGAAATAACATCTATTATATATGCGTAGTCGGATGGCAGGGCGCTCTCGGGAATCGTTACCTGGAACGAATAAAGTCCCGAAGTCCCACCCGCGATCACAGGTGTGGTCCACGGTGAACTATTACCCGCAAGAAGGGCCATCCATCCCGGAACGCTGTTCCAGTTCAAAGTATACGCCTCCGGGTCGCCACTCTCGTTCTGAAGTTCGACGGTGAAGACGATAGTCCTGCCGCCGATGGTGGCCTGAAGCGAGCTTCCCCCGTCACCAAGGCCAGGTGTACCGAAGATATCATCACCATTGCCGTCGATCAGAGCATCGACAAGATACTGATAGCTTACGACCACCCGTCCCAGGACACTGTCGACGAAATATCGTTTATTCGATTTCATGCCGTCGACGATGATGTCGAATGTGCCCCCGGTGCAAGTCAGGGGAACGATGACCTGGAGAATGAAATCGCCTGCCGAGCAGTTCGTCGGAGAAAGTCCCCCGTCGAACAACACTGTCCACCCCGCAGGGGTGTTCCACTCGATATCGAAGGTATTCGCCCCACCCTCGTTCTCCACGGTCACGAGGAAATTGATCGTGTCGCCCGGGTTGGCCAGCGCCAGCGAACTTCCTCCAAGCCCCGTTCCAAGAGGCCCGTATGTATCTGCTCCGTTCCCGTCTATCATCAGGTCGGTCTCGTTCCCCGACGCGACCGATATGCCGGCCGTCACACTTTCACTTATCCTGCTGTCGGTCATCGAGACAGCATCGAGTATCGATACAAATGTGTTGAATGCGGCATTCCCGGGAATCGTGACCGCGAGTGTATAATTGACCTGCGAACTCACACCCAACTCAGGAGTAGTCCATGGGAAAGCGTGATCTGTCGTCCCGTCATTTATAACCGCGGACCAGCCTCCGGTCGGTTGGGTCCAGTCAAGGGTGAATGAATCTGGGATGGAGCCCTCATTCTGGAGAATGATCGGGAAAATTACCGTATTGGACTGCTGCCCCGATATGGTGGAGCTGCCACCGAGACCGGCGCCTGTAAGATCGATGATATCGTCTCCGCTTCCGGCGATGACTATATCGACTTTCGGAGCTATGACACGTGTGACCGCGGTCACACCATCTTTTCTCAAGGTATCAGAGATCGACGATGCGTAGACGAGCGTCTCGTAATCCCCTCCCGACATCGAAAGCGGAATAATCGTTCTCAGAGTAAACGAGGCCGTACCACCAGGACTCAGCGCCGCTGTGGTGAACATCCCCGTGTAGGTAGCAGCACCATAAACGATCTCGGCTGTCAGAGGCGTTTCA is part of the Candidatus Latescibacterota bacterium genome and harbors:
- a CDS encoding AAA family ATPase; the protein is MIAEIQMSKVASYKALTSLTTDKKVNLIYGLNGTGKSIVSDFLYKPDAPRFGDCKINPESTNAILVYNQSFIREHFYEADSLKGIFSLSKENKAAEEKISLAQTQLDGLEQSILKKQEEKAKAQDDFDRQKQNAVDEIWKIKTNYCGGDRVLEYCLDGLKGQKGKLFSHVLSLAKPNDEPSVDIPKLKKDVETLQDTAALPLDELPKLTFSQRSVESHTLLSKAIVGNDDSVVADLIKELENSDWVKEGLEYLPAEIDGQGSLCPFCQERTITSVLVENITEYFDQEYMEAVSTLVGLETAYRAAIESLPSASEYTTHVFAAESKAEIEKLYSDCVQLLEGNARRIQDKLKNPRTGTTLDDSMPAFDAFNDAMDRVNVRIRKHNAKIADRDASLEALKVQFWQLMRWQYDQTISRYSQDSEDAQSKTGVLEKETVVLENHIGAQKKIISAVQKETVNIDQAIENINAGLLDLGIEDFRISKHSDRLYRIVRSSQTDDAFHTLSEGEKMIISFLYFCELCVGRLSADDTATQRIAVIDDPISSLSHIYIFNVGQLIKRLFFQSRRFTQVFVLTHSLYFFYELTDPNHERRKSTQKLFRIVKNSVGSQILDMKYEEIQNDYQSYWEVVNDSSQPPALLANCMRNIVEYFFNFVKRKDLNNVFQMPELQDTKYQAFCRYVNRESHSLGQNIFDLKEFDYDSFKEGLCLVFEKTGYSDHYSQMSRN
- a CDS encoding AAA family ATPase → MPDPAAQTTELADVMANCLSLDNPRSLFLFAGAGSGKTRAVVEAMKKFREKHGQSFRLSGRNVGVITYTNAACDEIKHRTYYDPIFSISTIHSFAWELIRSYHDDIREWLDHNLTTQISDLEEKQRKGRAGKASADRVVQIEKKKARLARLDTIKYFAYNPNGDNIGKNSLNHTEVICISTAFLADKLLMQRILIRKYPILLVDEVQDTQKDLIDAFLAVQQEHSKEFCLALFGDEMQRIYSDGKTGIAKAIPDDWAKPAITINHRCPKRIVRLINTIRAEADGQAQEPREDASEGFVRLFLVQDGDETNKTAVESEIARRMAEVTSDNQWFGENREVKTLTLEHHMAARRGGFSDFFEPLYQVAKFKTGLLDGTLSGIPFFAQKVLPLVTALQSADRFAVARIVKKSPLVSADTLKLSKSPMDEIHKADDTVRSLFTLWDDDNDPSLIAVLKAIAAIGLLAIPDVFAPVISRPDSAEDESDADDPAESAHDPSIDAWDKALTAPFSQLKSYVQYISDESPFGTHQGIKGLEYPRVMVILDDNEARGFMFSYDKLFGAKEPTSTDQRNLADGKETAVDRTRRLFYVTCSRTKNSLAIVAYTVEKEKVTTHLKNAGWFEDDEIIDI
- a CDS encoding AAA family ATPase — its product is MNIDFVEIQNFRKLKSCRVEIASQETILVGANNSGKTSAIDSMSLFLKKHRRNNIATTDFTLSNWSQINQIGTHWVSADDDTLPDLTLAQWLPYLPSIDIWLNAADADIHHVIHLLPTLDWTPKQKLGVRLVFAPINIEKLYKDFRDAYQAARDTEPSDSSKGKRRLSLWPGSMRNFLDRTLREQFEVKAYILDPAKCCDPEKGVARPQPLPADSEPMDRDPFDGLFKIDVITAQRGFSDPTTEDESRGTFASLSTQLRQYFTKHLNPSDSPDASDIEALEAIEEAKAIFDEKLRTSFKPAIGELEGLNYPGFSDPRISLTSELRAVDTLDHKAAVQFDVLPEGVDTAALSLPEQYNGLGYQNLISMVFSLIRFRDEWMRVGKAARKQSGDETIIEPLHIVLIEEPEAHLHAQVQQVFIKRAYAVLRNHAKLAGPQLNTQMIVSTHSSHIAHELDFTCLRYFRRKPAAQKGEIPSATVVNLSKTFGSTSETSKFATRYIKSTHCDLFFADAAILVEGSAERMLVPHFIKNGFKKLDQSYISLLEIGGSHAHRLKPLLATLGLLSLVITDLDSIGETGTAKIFPERGKKYRTGNATLKKWLPKKQSLDEILDCSNDDKQSDNEQIRVAYQCPIMLKYKYDSTEEETIPYTFEDSLALTNLELFRGYSAPTGLLKKLAEALDKPTLPEAANEMFNSLGAGSKAGMALELLYLTEPSELKPPAYIAEGLEWLEVKLAERKQDFLASATTEAKNA
- a CDS encoding DUF11 domain-containing protein, coding for MKMTKRNENKFTGMFQKVSTLAILLAAFVCALVPGALSAGELIVGGTFETGSFTSEWVHSGGNNNGGTNDSWADHMVALDLPYAGNYSALLGFKYTTQRRNRHGFMYHDVTIPANVSAASLFFRFRQQGYDGVNYDPFIVEVRDLSDNVLATVVNFSFDEWNNQFKDSGWIGPGGFDMSPWAGQTVRIHFRQENTYDNLFETWTFIDDVSLIYSKYVDLIVDGNGDDLFADPGTGGGGSSSSSGEAGETVSYLIDVENESLDVDSYTLSVSLPAGWIAVLNYGGTDYPLPWTTPSIPSGASIQATVSLTIPAGESVAGYTTILDAVSTSFGLRFDSVSLVTNVVPSDYLTDLAIDANGFGVIDPDGGGGISFLQSGVGATVEYDVELMNSGIVTDSFRVWFSPETPLTAEIVYGAATYTGMFTTAALSPGGTASFTLRTIIPLSMSGGDYETLVYASSISDTLRKDGVTAVTRVIAPKVDIVIAGSGDDIIDLTGAGLGGSSTISGQQSNTVIFPIILQNEGSIPDSFTLDWTQPTGGWSAVINDGTTDHAFPWTTPELGVSSQVNYTLAVTIPGNAAFNTFVSILDAVSMTDSRISESVTAGISVASGNETDLMIDGNGADTYGPLGTGLGGSSLALANPGDTINFLVTVENEGGANTFDIEWNTPAGWTVLFDGGLSPTNCSAGDFILQVIVPLTCTGGTFDIIVDGMKSNKRYFVDSVLGRVVVSYQYLVDALIDGNGDDIFGTPGLGDGGSSLQATIGGRTIVFTVELQNESGDPEAYTLNWNSVPGWMALLAGNSSPWTTPVIAGGTSGLYSFQVTIPESALPSDYAYIIDVISTVDPTNVESIIANVHIDPPPQVDLVIDGDGALVTAPAGSGGGGTAMIFGSPATMVTAILEVFNRGGAPDSFEVTWNDPAGWPVGSVMIFDGLVDHASPFETPVIDPGNSIAYTVRVSIPATAAARTNLILDGRALSRDLEDSVELEVITSAFIVGRVFDDADHDGVYDVGEPGWPGVNVTVTDPSTPYNMATGADGSYLFEIPAGLLRDVISTTPSGMISLSPDTVSAGVLAAGDTVFIDFADVMISVIAPSLVRNGPAGGFIDLPHMITAGTAGQASVGISLPAGWADVWYRDVNGDGLFDVGDVLLTSADLDLDPAVPGQDMVTVIVRIFVPATVPAGTTGMAVITLYQTLSGTAITTAASVTDQLTVLSSSSGILNLVKEVDLVTARPGDIVTYTIIFSNPGLDDVLEIVIIDPVSPAVELVPDAFGPGNDIEWVRSGISFYLTADPLDADEGMFDAGTSTLRVLLSRQAPFSLAPGEEGRVVYRVRVR